CGGTAGAATGCATGCCAAGCGGCAGCGAGATAGCCGGCTGGCCGGTGACGTTGTACGGCACCATGAATTGCTGCGAGTGCTCCTCATGGGCGAGGAACTCCGCAACGGGCAGGTCGACATTCATGTTGTACGTGCCATGCGGTGGCGCGACCTGGGCCGTGGTCGGGCTTACCCAGACGTCGTAGCGCGTGAAGAACGCGCCGATCGCGCGCCGTGCCTTGTTCATGTAAGCCCAGGCGTCGAGATACCGCGTATGCGGCATGGTCTTGGCGAATTCGTAGAAGCGTAGCGTCGCCGCCTCGACCGTGTCCGGGCCAACCGTTCGACCCGTGTGGCGCGCGTAGCCCTCGAGGCGGCGGTCGAAGGCGAAATACCAGACGCCGAGACATGCGTCGTCCATCGCCCGCAAATCGATCGGCGGTGCGGCCTCGCTCACCATGTGGCCGAGCCCGGCGAGCGTCTCGGCGGTCTTCTTCACCGTTCCCGCGACCTCGGGATCCACCGGCGCATCCATCAGCGGCGCTGCGGACCAGGCAATGCGGAGTGGC
This Alphaproteobacteria bacterium DNA region includes the following protein-coding sequences:
- a CDS encoding amidase translates to TPEFSMASSSENLLYGNTSNPWKLGYSTCGSTGGGAAAVVAGIVPMAHGSDIGGSIRGPAAWCGGIGLKPSRGRISSGPLYDEWGYGMAMNFVQTKSMRDTAAMLDCLAIPQPGDPFVIKPPPQPYTSHVQGNGRPLRIAWSAAPLMDAPVDPEVAGTVKKTAETLAGLGHMVSEAAPPIDLRAMDDACLGVWYFAFDRRLEGYARHTGRTVGPDTVEAATLRFYEFAKTMPHTRYLDAWAYMNKARRAIGAFFTRYDVWVSPTTAQVAPPHGTYNMNVDLPVAEFLAHEEHSQQFMVPYNVTGQPAISLPLGMHSTGLPIGIQLGARPAEDHLLIELGAALEAAMPWRDRTSPVHASLH